Proteins encoded within one genomic window of Pseudalkalibacillus sp. SCS-8:
- a CDS encoding PhoX family protein: MGKVNRRKFLTYLGTGATALAASSTGLNVLTKPAQAGGFHKEGQKKPKIGQMKFKPIEPSSKDDLVLPHGYQYNVVAAYGDKINSKGDTFGFNNDFTLYFPINERTGEWDDDDDDKRKGERGLLWVNHEYVSDLFVYGQEVDKYSKEQIQTLLYNQGGSIIEVYREGDTWKMDTTSKYARRVTGLTKINLTGPAAGSKAVNGATTVQGTFANCSGGKTLWGTLLTCEENYEYTAEDAGLDETHYGWVVEVDPFDANFQVRKHTALGRFNHENASMGLAKDGRVVVYMGDDKKDACVYKFVSEGKYNEKLGKKNSELLNKGTLYAADLSSGEWIALTVEAVREAAKGKQEILDKFQTQADVVVHAHDAAILLGATPTDRPEDVEISPFDGTIFVAHTNNDKHGNIHGHITRFFEENDDHGAMNFQFSIFVAGGIQSGFSAPDNLTFDQYGTLWTVTDISSSKLNDKVWKPFKNNGMFAIPTSGKQEGEAFQFASAPVEAELTGPSFTPDEKTLFLSVQHPGEETEDLSQPTSMWPHRAGDRMPRPAVVAIRGF; this comes from the coding sequence ATGGGTAAAGTCAATCGAAGAAAATTCTTAACATATTTAGGAACAGGGGCTACAGCACTAGCTGCATCAAGCACGGGACTTAACGTGCTGACAAAACCTGCTCAAGCAGGTGGTTTTCACAAAGAAGGACAAAAGAAACCTAAAATCGGTCAAATGAAATTCAAGCCGATTGAGCCTTCTTCTAAAGATGATCTGGTGCTTCCACATGGCTATCAATATAACGTTGTGGCGGCTTATGGAGACAAAATCAATTCAAAAGGCGATACATTCGGTTTTAATAATGACTTCACTTTATACTTCCCGATCAATGAACGGACTGGGGAGTGGGATGACGATGACGATGATAAACGTAAAGGCGAACGTGGGTTGCTCTGGGTAAACCATGAGTATGTGTCGGACCTGTTCGTTTACGGACAAGAGGTTGACAAGTATTCAAAGGAACAAATCCAAACACTTCTATATAACCAAGGCGGTTCAATCATTGAAGTTTACCGCGAAGGTGACACATGGAAAATGGATACGACTTCAAAATATGCGCGTCGCGTTACGGGATTGACAAAGATTAATTTGACTGGACCAGCAGCAGGATCAAAGGCTGTTAATGGCGCAACAACCGTTCAAGGAACGTTTGCCAACTGTTCTGGCGGTAAGACGTTATGGGGCACACTATTGACTTGCGAAGAAAATTACGAGTATACAGCGGAAGATGCAGGGCTAGACGAAACACATTACGGCTGGGTTGTAGAAGTGGATCCATTTGATGCCAACTTCCAAGTCCGTAAACATACTGCACTTGGACGTTTCAACCATGAAAATGCATCTATGGGACTCGCAAAAGATGGACGCGTAGTCGTTTACATGGGCGATGACAAGAAGGATGCATGTGTCTACAAGTTTGTAAGTGAAGGAAAGTACAACGAGAAGCTAGGAAAGAAAAATTCTGAGCTTCTAAACAAAGGGACGCTTTATGCCGCTGACTTAAGTAGTGGCGAGTGGATTGCTTTGACAGTAGAAGCGGTCCGAGAAGCAGCAAAAGGAAAGCAAGAAATCCTTGATAAATTCCAAACGCAAGCAGATGTGGTTGTTCATGCACATGATGCTGCAATCTTGCTAGGTGCAACGCCTACAGATCGTCCGGAAGATGTTGAAATCAGCCCATTTGATGGAACCATCTTCGTTGCACATACAAACAATGACAAGCACGGTAACATCCATGGTCATATCACGCGTTTCTTTGAAGAGAACGATGATCACGGGGCTATGAACTTCCAATTTTCCATCTTCGTAGCAGGTGGGATCCAAAGCGGATTCAGTGCACCTGATAACCTGACATTCGACCAATATGGAACATTGTGGACGGTAACGGATATCTCTAGCAGCAAGTTGAACGATAAGGTTTGGAAACCTTTCAAGAACAATGGAATGTTCGCGATTCCGACTTCCGGCAAACAAGAAGGGGAAGCGTTCCAATTTGCATCTGCACCTGTTGAAGCAGAGTTGACCGGCCCGTCGTTCACTCCGGATGAGAAGACGTTGTTCTTATCTGTCCAACACCCGGGTGAAGAGACAGAAGACTTATCACAACCGACAAGCATGTGGCCACACAGAGCAGGCGATCGTATGCCTCGACCAGCCGTTGTCGCAATCAGAGGATTTTAA
- a CDS encoding twin-arginine translocase TatA/TatE family subunit: MPFGQIGIPGLILILVIALIIFGPSKLPELGRAAGSTLKEFKNSTKDLISSDDDDKSENKATAQNEKQ, translated from the coding sequence ATGCCATTTGGACAAATCGGTATTCCAGGTTTGATTTTGATTCTGGTTATCGCGTTGATCATCTTCGGACCATCAAAACTTCCGGAGCTTGGCCGAGCTGCAGGTAGTACTTTAAAAGAATTCAAAAATTCTACCAAAGATCTGATATCTTCGGATGATGACGATAAATCGGAGAATAAAGCAACAGCTCAGAACGAAAAGCAGTAA
- the tatC gene encoding twin-arginine translocase subunit TatC → MREVDEELEVTEHLEELRKRIIWTLVVFILFLVGSFVFVEEIYEWLIRDLDQKLVILGPSDILWVYVMISGICAIAMTIPFAAFQIYRYIKPALNLKERKATLSYIPVLFLLFLVGISFGYFIVFPMVLSFMEGLSANHFQEMYTTEKYFRFMMQMTLPFGLLFELPVVILFLTTIGLLNPTHLIKARKVSYFVLVVVAVSVTPPDFISDFLVTIPLLLLYEISISLSKMVYKKKQKKERPDLKSVS, encoded by the coding sequence ATGCGCGAAGTGGATGAAGAGTTGGAAGTCACAGAACATCTAGAAGAATTAAGAAAAAGAATCATCTGGACATTGGTTGTGTTCATCCTGTTCCTGGTCGGATCCTTCGTTTTTGTTGAGGAGATTTATGAATGGCTGATTCGGGACCTTGACCAAAAGCTTGTCATTCTTGGACCTTCAGATATCCTGTGGGTTTATGTCATGATCTCGGGGATCTGTGCAATTGCCATGACCATACCTTTTGCCGCTTTTCAAATCTATCGTTACATTAAACCAGCACTGAACTTGAAAGAACGGAAGGCAACGCTCTCCTATATTCCAGTATTATTCCTATTATTCTTGGTCGGCATATCATTCGGTTATTTCATTGTCTTCCCGATGGTCCTTTCCTTTATGGAAGGTCTATCAGCTAATCATTTCCAAGAAATGTACACAACAGAGAAGTATTTCAGATTCATGATGCAGATGACCCTTCCTTTCGGGTTGTTGTTTGAATTACCAGTAGTCATCCTATTCTTGACGACCATCGGCTTATTGAACCCTACGCATCTGATCAAAGCAAGGAAGGTTTCTTACTTCGTTCTCGTTGTAGTCGCGGTTTCGGTTACACCGCCAGATTTCATTTCTGACTTCCTTGTAACGATACCGTTGCTGTTGTTGTATGAGATCAGTATATCTCTATCTAAAATGGTCTATAAGAAAAAACAGAAGAAAGAAAGACCGGACCTGAAAAGTGTCAGTTGA
- a CDS encoding ECF transporter S component → MQQKGKLYRMIAVSLMSSIAYVLMLLDFPFPGLPPFLKIDLSDVPALLSGIVFGPVAGITVEAIKNLLHYGVQGSMTGVPVGQFANFLAGSFFIVPASILFRKYRSKKGMTFGLLTGTLTMTLMMALLNYVLILPAYTWFLNYDPMTSDMMTNLILTGITPFNLIKSTIVASLFIVIYYKLAPYLKRMEQLAS, encoded by the coding sequence ATGCAACAAAAGGGGAAATTGTATCGCATGATTGCTGTCTCACTTATGAGCAGCATCGCGTATGTACTGATGCTCCTGGATTTTCCGTTTCCAGGACTGCCGCCATTTCTTAAAATCGATTTAAGTGATGTTCCGGCATTATTAAGCGGAATCGTATTCGGTCCCGTGGCAGGGATCACGGTAGAAGCGATTAAAAATCTTCTACACTACGGTGTGCAAGGAAGCATGACAGGCGTTCCAGTAGGCCAGTTCGCCAACTTCCTAGCGGGCAGCTTTTTCATCGTACCAGCATCCATCTTATTCCGAAAATATCGTAGTAAAAAAGGAATGACGTTTGGATTGTTGACAGGTACGTTAACGATGACATTGATGATGGCGCTGTTGAATTATGTGCTTATCCTGCCAGCGTATACATGGTTCCTTAACTATGATCCGATGACGTCAGATATGATGACAAACCTCATCCTGACAGGTATCACGCCGTTCAATCTAATCAAGAGTACGATTGTCGCTTCTTTATTTATCGTAATCTACTACAAGTTGGCTCCATATCTGAAACGTATGGAACAGCTCGCTTCATAA
- a CDS encoding DUF6454 family protein — translation MRLYAMLLSAIILIAMASSGFATAEKEGLSSEVKKLSRNTEWNKVEQLDLDFNIHHPQGMTKIDDRYYISSVEIIEKPEKYDEPKNGYDRTAGKGVGHLYIVDQNGQLIKDIKLGEGDMYHPGGIDFDGENIWVPVAEYRPDSKSIMYKVDAETHNVTKVFEVDDHIGGVVSDEKTHELQGVSWGSRKFYEWNEKGKQKSVEFNSSHFIDYQDCEGVDEGNMICTGLAGLSTEDGGTYELGGLALLDKKTKEIHHEIPIPVFSPQHHTITRNPVFLETDEDGIKLYAVPDDDHASLLIYETNNEG, via the coding sequence ATGCGCTTATATGCTATGCTCCTATCAGCCATAATACTCATCGCCATGGCTTCGAGCGGATTTGCAACAGCTGAAAAAGAAGGACTGTCCAGTGAGGTCAAAAAGCTTTCCCGGAATACAGAATGGAATAAAGTTGAACAACTAGACTTGGATTTCAATATCCATCATCCGCAAGGAATGACAAAAATTGATGATCGCTATTACATATCATCGGTCGAAATCATTGAAAAACCGGAAAAATATGATGAGCCGAAGAATGGATATGACCGTACGGCTGGTAAAGGTGTCGGACATTTATACATCGTGGATCAAAATGGGCAATTGATAAAGGATATTAAACTTGGTGAAGGTGACATGTATCATCCAGGCGGAATCGACTTCGATGGAGAAAACATATGGGTACCAGTAGCCGAGTATCGCCCTGATAGTAAATCGATCATGTATAAAGTGGATGCTGAAACACACAACGTTACAAAAGTATTTGAAGTGGACGATCATATTGGAGGTGTCGTGAGTGATGAAAAGACTCATGAGCTTCAAGGCGTTAGCTGGGGATCGAGAAAATTTTACGAATGGAATGAGAAAGGAAAACAGAAATCGGTCGAATTCAATTCCAGTCATTTCATCGATTATCAAGATTGTGAAGGGGTAGATGAAGGGAACATGATCTGCACCGGTCTAGCGGGCTTGTCAACGGAAGATGGCGGTACGTATGAGCTTGGAGGCCTGGCCTTATTAGACAAGAAAACAAAAGAGATCCATCATGAAATTCCGATTCCAGTCTTTTCCCCTCAACATCATACAATTACTCGTAACCCTGTCTTTCTGGAAACGGACGAGGACGGGATTAAACTTTATGCTGTCCCGGATGATGATCATGCGTCTCTCTTGATCTATGAGACAAATAATGAAGGATAG
- a CDS encoding PAS domain S-box protein, whose amino-acid sequence MKPFEHALLDSYPEPYVLFVFSNDHPDHGHINYVNQAAREALHLEKDCIGKPIEEVFLNPDQIVQTCKKAIVTQDHHSLEHISISDSNTVFEFVKFVPISSPSGVQYCGLILDTPYTAVKNMTDDRMVESIFMSSPNAMLIQSIDGEVFKINPSFTEMFGWKDYEIIGKGISLFPCGFEKEHEEIVRQLQKKEVYIIPNTKRVHKDGSVKDVSICYMNIYNHLRERTAVARLYIDISKQTLFHTKYLEQRNSLQLITENMKDLVAISDFSGKVVYASPSHVEITGYSAESYLNRKVFRYIHPNDRRHVFEQIKKLVYAGRSAKAEIRYKHASKGYIWIEWIASPLLEGQSQFEKFVVVGRDITHRKRAEEALQESEKKYRLILEKTSDLVVMFNPFGDVDFVSPSLQTWLDHKPLTNIYEFMAQYVVAEDFNHLYEIIHSVFSKKEPEQSTITLEVGEHRFTFDTVLTPLAANDYNSHSEDMILLIARDITKRLEDEHVSMQHEKMSTVGQLAAGIAHELRNPLTSVKGFIHMIGDELRDPLHQNYLEIIRKELDGIERIADEFMDLAKPHVVNVENTELKEIVESCVRLFEGTAFLKGIHIYVDDISNEDIVVNGQKSALKRVFINIMKNAMEAMDKGGTLAITVKRRENYVDLYFSDSGIGIEKERLKYIGEPFYSTKEKGIGLGLMMSRKIIREHGGRLSIESEYLKGTTICIVLPLSTTHVEHQKIPSY is encoded by the coding sequence TTGAAGCCATTTGAGCATGCACTATTGGATAGTTATCCGGAACCCTATGTGTTGTTTGTGTTTTCAAACGATCATCCTGATCACGGTCATATCAACTATGTCAATCAAGCCGCAAGGGAAGCCTTGCATCTGGAAAAAGATTGTATCGGTAAGCCGATTGAGGAAGTGTTTTTGAATCCTGATCAGATTGTCCAAACATGCAAAAAAGCGATTGTTACGCAGGATCATCATTCCCTTGAGCATATTTCCATATCCGATTCAAATACAGTGTTCGAGTTTGTTAAATTTGTTCCCATCTCTTCTCCAAGTGGCGTCCAATATTGTGGACTTATTCTTGACACCCCTTATACAGCCGTCAAGAATATGACGGATGATCGGATGGTGGAATCCATTTTCATGTCTTCACCAAACGCCATGCTCATCCAAAGTATTGATGGCGAAGTCTTTAAAATCAATCCGTCATTCACTGAGATGTTCGGGTGGAAAGACTATGAAATCATCGGAAAAGGTATCTCACTCTTCCCTTGTGGATTTGAAAAAGAGCATGAGGAGATCGTTCGCCAATTACAGAAAAAAGAAGTGTATATCATTCCGAATACGAAACGTGTTCATAAGGATGGTTCGGTCAAAGACGTGTCCATCTGTTACATGAACATCTACAATCACCTGAGAGAGCGCACTGCAGTAGCAAGGTTATACATTGATATTTCTAAACAAACACTCTTTCATACAAAATATCTTGAACAAAGAAATTCACTCCAGCTGATTACAGAGAACATGAAAGACCTTGTCGCCATCTCAGACTTCTCCGGAAAGGTGGTATATGCCTCACCGTCCCATGTTGAAATAACAGGGTACTCCGCTGAGTCTTATCTAAATCGGAAAGTCTTCCGGTACATCCATCCCAATGATCGGAGACATGTATTCGAACAGATCAAGAAACTCGTCTATGCAGGTCGGTCTGCCAAAGCCGAAATCAGATACAAGCATGCCAGCAAAGGCTACATTTGGATTGAATGGATTGCATCTCCACTATTGGAGGGACAATCACAATTTGAAAAGTTTGTCGTTGTCGGCAGGGATATAACACACAGAAAACGGGCAGAAGAAGCCTTACAGGAAAGCGAAAAGAAGTACCGACTTATACTGGAGAAAACGTCGGATCTCGTTGTCATGTTCAATCCTTTTGGGGATGTCGATTTCGTTTCGCCCTCCCTTCAGACATGGTTGGATCATAAACCACTTACAAACATATACGAATTCATGGCGCAGTATGTAGTCGCAGAAGATTTCAATCATCTATATGAAATCATCCATTCCGTCTTCTCCAAAAAAGAGCCGGAACAAAGTACCATCACACTTGAAGTTGGTGAACATCGATTTACCTTCGACACAGTACTGACACCTTTGGCAGCCAATGATTATAACTCCCATTCAGAAGATATGATCCTACTCATAGCACGCGATATCACAAAAAGACTCGAAGATGAACATGTATCCATGCAGCACGAAAAAATGTCGACTGTCGGTCAGCTCGCTGCTGGCATTGCTCATGAGCTTCGGAATCCACTTACGAGTGTGAAAGGGTTCATTCATATGATTGGTGACGAGCTCCGAGACCCGTTGCATCAAAATTATCTTGAGATCATCCGAAAAGAATTGGATGGAATCGAACGGATAGCCGATGAATTTATGGATCTCGCGAAGCCTCATGTTGTGAATGTGGAAAATACAGAGTTAAAGGAGATTGTCGAGAGTTGTGTCCGGTTATTCGAGGGTACGGCTTTCCTCAAAGGAATCCATATATATGTGGACGACATAAGTAATGAAGATATTGTCGTCAATGGGCAAAAGAGCGCTTTGAAGCGGGTATTCATCAATATTATGAAAAATGCGATGGAAGCGATGGATAAAGGCGGTACATTAGCCATAACCGTAAAGAGAAGAGAGAATTATGTAGACCTCTATTTCAGCGATTCTGGTATAGGCATTGAAAAGGAGAGGTTGAAGTACATCGGTGAACCTTTTTATTCCACGAAAGAAAAAGGGATCGGTCTAGGACTGATGATGAGCCGTAAAATCATACGTGAACATGGCGGAAGGCTCTCCATCGAATCGGAATATCTGAAGGGCACCACCATCTGCATCGTCCTCCCTCTTTCCACCACGCACGTTGAACATCAAAAAATACCGAGTTATTAA
- the ytvI gene encoding sporulation integral membrane protein YtvI, whose protein sequence is MELKKYIPFVLLIGIIIFLIPYSIPLVLALLTAVLLEPFVKMLNRTFSIKRIWSVTIAFTLFLAMLLIGCYWAVTSLVVQAIEFTEQLPEYAQYTFERVEEFVIQIEEYYQEVPPEYLSTIQEALEDLRKFSLDFLSGIANGLVGFVTAVPILLIQLLIYLVSLFLFSLDLPRLHSGFLNLFSEKAKEKVQLVLQQLSFAFVGFLRAQLILSFLTFIIAWIGLLILDVKYALIFSLLIVIVDILPILGTGSFLVPWALYNFYAGDQRLAVGLLVLFFLITIFRRIIEPKILGSSLGISALAALASLYIGFATLGVVGLIIGPALVIIIKSLVKAGFLNVKIDF, encoded by the coding sequence TTGGAATTAAAGAAGTACATACCGTTCGTATTACTCATTGGCATCATCATCTTTCTCATCCCGTATAGCATTCCGTTGGTATTAGCATTATTAACTGCGGTTCTGCTTGAACCATTCGTCAAAATGTTGAATCGTACGTTCTCCATTAAACGGATCTGGAGTGTGACGATTGCATTCACCCTCTTCTTGGCGATGCTGCTTATCGGTTGCTATTGGGCTGTCACCTCATTAGTCGTACAGGCAATTGAATTTACAGAACAACTGCCGGAATATGCCCAATATACGTTTGAACGCGTGGAAGAGTTCGTCATACAAATCGAAGAATATTATCAAGAGGTCCCTCCTGAGTACCTCTCTACAATACAGGAAGCACTTGAGGATCTTCGAAAGTTTTCACTTGATTTCTTATCAGGCATCGCAAACGGCCTTGTCGGATTTGTGACTGCTGTACCGATTCTGCTCATCCAATTATTGATCTACCTCGTCAGCCTTTTCCTATTTAGTCTTGATCTACCGAGACTTCATAGTGGATTTTTGAATCTGTTTTCAGAAAAAGCAAAGGAAAAAGTACAGCTTGTCCTTCAGCAGCTTTCATTTGCGTTTGTCGGATTTCTACGTGCTCAATTGATTCTAAGCTTTCTGACGTTCATCATTGCCTGGATTGGGTTACTTATCCTTGATGTCAAATACGCCCTCATCTTTTCGTTGCTGATCGTCATTGTCGATATTCTACCTATTCTTGGTACAGGCTCATTCCTTGTACCATGGGCCCTTTACAACTTTTATGCAGGAGATCAGAGACTAGCGGTCGGGTTACTCGTCTTGTTCTTCCTTATTACGATTTTCAGAAGGATCATTGAACCAAAAATCCTCGGCTCAAGTCTCGGCATCAGTGCTTTAGCCGCCCTAGCGAGTTTGTATATCGGATTTGCGACATTAGGAGTCGTCGGATTGATCATCGGTCCTGCCCTCGTCATTATCATCAAGTCACTTGTAAAAGCTGGCTTCTTGAATGTAAAAATTGATTTTTAA
- a CDS encoding sulfotransferase domain-containing protein — translation MSSQSHTTIPPFFVNSIPKSGTHLMKPLLQGVPALTHHAFIFPGHPNQVTDHMNKLSSMKTNEFANGHIFYNPEYKTLFQLLKLKQVFQYRDPRDIVVSYAYFFMKFPDHPYRRYFMERGMDVKARCLEIINGIDHYPVRRPDIGTWYRKFTGWFNEENVLPVRYEDLVGSPESQTEVLKRILSFTGIEQDPGKQDDLVRMMKRNVNPEKSPTYRKGQSGNWRQEFDEEVKERFKAVAGDLLIELGYEKDLNW, via the coding sequence ATGTCAAGCCAATCCCATACAACAATTCCACCGTTTTTTGTCAACTCGATCCCCAAAAGCGGTACGCATTTGATGAAGCCCTTGCTCCAAGGTGTACCTGCACTAACTCACCATGCTTTCATTTTTCCAGGCCACCCCAATCAAGTGACCGACCATATGAACAAGCTTTCCTCGATGAAAACGAATGAATTTGCCAATGGACACATTTTTTATAATCCTGAATATAAAACCCTCTTTCAACTTCTGAAATTGAAGCAAGTATTCCAATATAGGGACCCGAGGGATATCGTCGTTTCTTACGCTTACTTTTTCATGAAATTTCCTGACCATCCTTATCGCCGCTATTTTATGGAAAGAGGAATGGACGTAAAAGCAAGGTGTTTAGAAATCATTAACGGAATTGACCATTATCCGGTCAGGCGTCCCGATATCGGCACATGGTATCGAAAGTTCACAGGTTGGTTTAATGAAGAGAACGTCCTCCCTGTCCGTTACGAAGACCTTGTCGGTTCTCCTGAATCTCAAACAGAGGTTTTGAAAAGAATCCTGTCATTTACGGGAATTGAACAGGACCCTGGGAAGCAGGATGATTTAGTAAGGATGATGAAAAGGAATGTCAATCCTGAAAAATCCCCTACTTATCGAAAAGGACAATCAGGTAACTGGAGACAGGAATTTGATGAGGAAGTGAAAGAGCGGTTCAAAGCAGTAGCTGGTGATTTGTTGATCGAGTTAGGGTATGAAAAAGACCTGAATTGGTAA
- a CDS encoding phospholipase D-like domain-containing protein — protein sequence MKRWLKITLMTALTLSFMNPVTQTSEAEAAAANDVVINEIAWMGTTASYADEWIELHNPTSSSISIDGWTLNAVDGDPAISLSGTIPAGGHYLLERTDDSTVPNVSANQIYSGSMSNTSETLELKDSTGTLIDSVDQWYAGDNNTKATMERIDPAASGTTSSSWSTATATYDVGYGTPMQSSSGGSSSSCDTTAEQLNQVSETAGSINVYFNKCALTGYADTGNEANYNVNLEDRLIDRINQATTTIDFATYEINLPRVVDALINKAAQGVDVRVVADAKDATDPHYIERFETMRLYLEEMVRGQDMTLGTADDITVFSDSPMYAVEDQTKRGDHGLPATPDDFPYETRTVGSTATTGYWFVEGEQKTDGTYYSPGNQMHNKFAIVDDTWVFTGSWNFTVTGLYGSDENMANGVLDGNQQHVVDIHSSDLAGIYETEFNEMWGSATMTPSPQNANLGPRKTDNTPHVVNIGGKTVEVYFSSGDDAVGKLAELVKNEADINTYFTIFAWSDQALVDELKYKWEGSYNDLEGTLTGFDVKGVFASDFWNQWWSASIEMTGRTASQTSANNPNIRWNNPAPVYIDAETRKLHSKTMLIDAETTSDPTVVVGSTNWSTNGNENNDENMLIIHDDGITNQFVQEFYARYSQAGGTIPPQ from the coding sequence ATGAAGAGATGGTTGAAGATTACGTTAATGACAGCGCTTACACTTTCGTTTATGAATCCGGTTACACAGACGAGTGAAGCAGAAGCGGCAGCAGCAAATGATGTTGTCATCAATGAAATTGCTTGGATGGGTACGACAGCAAGCTATGCAGATGAATGGATCGAATTACATAATCCCACCTCTAGCAGTATCTCGATAGATGGTTGGACATTGAATGCGGTAGACGGTGATCCAGCAATTTCCCTCTCTGGTACAATTCCAGCTGGCGGTCATTATTTGTTGGAGCGGACAGATGATTCGACAGTACCGAATGTTTCAGCAAACCAGATCTACAGCGGGTCGATGAGCAATACGAGTGAAACGCTTGAATTGAAGGATTCTACTGGCACTCTGATTGATTCTGTCGATCAATGGTACGCAGGTGACAATAATACGAAAGCCACGATGGAGCGTATTGATCCTGCAGCGAGTGGGACAACATCTTCCAGCTGGAGTACTGCAACCGCGACGTATGATGTCGGTTACGGTACACCTATGCAAAGCTCGAGTGGAGGGAGCTCTTCTTCCTGTGACACGACGGCTGAGCAACTGAATCAGGTTTCCGAAACAGCAGGATCAATCAATGTATATTTTAATAAATGTGCACTGACTGGTTATGCTGACACAGGCAATGAAGCAAACTACAATGTGAATTTAGAAGATCGCTTGATCGATCGAATCAACCAGGCTACTACGACTATCGATTTCGCTACCTATGAAATCAATTTACCTAGAGTCGTAGATGCCTTGATCAATAAAGCGGCACAAGGTGTGGATGTGCGTGTTGTAGCTGATGCGAAGGATGCGACCGATCCACATTATATCGAACGTTTTGAAACGATGCGTTTGTATTTGGAAGAAATGGTACGCGGGCAAGACATGACATTAGGTACAGCTGATGATATTACAGTTTTCTCAGACTCACCAATGTATGCAGTAGAGGATCAGACGAAACGAGGAGATCACGGTCTACCTGCTACACCTGATGATTTCCCTTACGAAACTCGCACAGTTGGGTCGACTGCTACAACTGGCTACTGGTTCGTAGAAGGGGAGCAAAAGACAGATGGGACATATTATTCACCAGGAAACCAAATGCACAACAAATTTGCCATTGTCGATGATACGTGGGTTTTCACAGGAAGCTGGAACTTTACGGTGACAGGTCTTTATGGAAGCGATGAAAACATGGCAAATGGCGTACTGGATGGCAATCAGCAACATGTTGTGGACATACACTCTTCAGATTTAGCAGGCATTTATGAGACAGAATTCAACGAGATGTGGGGAAGCGCGACAATGACACCTTCACCTCAAAATGCTAATCTCGGACCACGTAAAACGGACAACACGCCGCATGTCGTCAATATCGGTGGCAAGACCGTAGAAGTATACTTTTCCTCTGGTGACGATGCGGTCGGTAAACTGGCTGAGCTTGTAAAGAACGAAGCGGATATCAATACGTATTTCACAATCTTTGCTTGGTCCGATCAAGCTTTGGTTGATGAATTGAAGTATAAGTGGGAAGGATCCTATAACGATCTGGAAGGAACACTTACTGGTTTTGATGTAAAAGGGGTGTTCGCGAGCGACTTCTGGAATCAATGGTGGTCTGCTAGTATTGAAATGACTGGACGTACGGCATCCCAAACGAGTGCGAACAATCCAAACATCCGTTGGAATAACCCAGCACCTGTTTATATTGATGCGGAAACAAGAAAGCTTCATAGTAAGACGATGTTGATTGACGCAGAAACAACAAGTGATCCGACAGTCGTAGTCGGTTCGACGAACTGGAGCACAAACGGAAATGAAAACAATGATGAAAACATGCTGATCATCCATGATGACGGCATTACCAACCAGTTCGTTCAAGAATTCTATGCACGATATTCACAAGCAGGCGGCACGATTCCGCCCCAATAA